One genomic segment of Ricinus communis isolate WT05 ecotype wild-type chromosome 5, ASM1957865v1, whole genome shotgun sequence includes these proteins:
- the LOC8265394 gene encoding uncharacterized protein LOC8265394 has protein sequence MHSPCIREASEVCSHGCCPTPFLGFPQPQTATSATTAASSRYDFEVAMTSSIYPNSQFTNHESLPSLDESFSNFTKAFPQYALTDLADKIRAQEYYHLSLSNHVCLDYIGHGLFSYSQQASHYQASPIASTSTSPPPSTSHSTALEPPFFDIFNRSVTLNSQLQYGGPESDMENKIRRRIIAFMNISEDEYTVVFTANQTSAFKLLADAYPFQSHRKLLTMYDNESEAVKVMIESSKQKGGQVFSADFSWPSLRIQSGKLKKKVVSKRKTERKKKRGLFVFPLQSRMTGTRYSYFWMSMAQENGWHILLDACALGPKEMETLGLSLFKPDFLICSFFKVFGENPSGFGCLFVKKSSASVLMNSTTAASIGIVRLVPAIGPSQFSEESFVADVEIEPKENLELHNDKILQGMSSKPASGHQMSSRSSEMNETEETTIKQKESEIEELETPPTEFSQFKFNESGGNGKTVLEFKGLEHADSLGLILISTRARYLINWLVNALMSLQHPHSENGNPLIRIYGPKIKFDRGPAVAFNIFDWKGERIDPVLVQKLADRNNISLSYGFLHHIWLPAKHEEQRGQLSEMGAQNLNEKREKQKPHSGISAITATLGFLTNFEDVYRLWAFVSRFLDADFVEKERWRYTALNQKTIEV, from the coding sequence ATGCATTCACCATGCATTAGAGAGGCCTCAGAAGTCTGTTCTCATGGTTGCTGTCCAACTCCTTTTCTTGGCTTTCCTCAACCTCAAACTGCAACATCCGCAACCACAGCTGCTTCGTCCCGCTATGACTTTGAAGTAGCTATGACCTCTTCTATATATCCAAATTCTCAATTCACTAATCATGAATCTCTTCCCTCATTAGATGAATCATTTTCCAATTTCACCAAAGCATTTCCACAGTATGCCCTGACTGATCTGGCTGACAAAATCCGAGCACAGGAATACTACCATCTATCTCTGTCAAATCATGTTTGTCTTGATTATATTGGTCATGGCCTCTTCTCCTACTCCCAACAAGCGAGTCATTATCAGGCTTCTCCAATTGCATCAACATCAACTTCTCCTCCTCCTTCAACATCGCATTCCACTGCTTTGGAACCAcctttttttgatattttcaacAGATCGGTGACCTTAAACTCTCAATTACAGTATGGTGGACCTGAATCAGACATGGAAAACAAGATAAGAAGACGAATTATAGCCTTCATGAATATCTCTGAAGATGAATATACTGTGGTTTTCACTGCCAACCAAACATCTGCATTCAAACTTCTTGCTGACGCTTATCCATTCCAATCCCATAGAAAACTTCTTACAATGTATGACAACGAAAGCGAGGCAGTTAAAGTGATGATTGAGAGCTCCAAGCAGAAAGGAGGACAGGTCTTTTCAGCTGACTTCTCGTGGCCTTCCCTGAGAATTCAATCAggaaaattaaagaagaaagtgGTAAGTAAGAGAAAGAcggagagaaagaagaagaggggATTATTTGTTTTCCCACTTCAGTCAAGGATGACAGGGACTAGGTATTCATATTTCTGGATGAGCATGGCTCAGGAGAATGGGTGGCATATCTTGCTTGATGCTTGTGCATTGGGACCTAAGGAGATGGAAACTCTTGGACTCTCCCTCTTCAAGCCTGATTTTCTTATATGCTCCTTTTTCAAGGTATTTGGAGAGAACCCATCAGGTTTTGGATGTCTATTTGTTAAAAAGTCAAGTGCTTCAGTCTTAATGAATTCAACTACAGCTGCAAGCATAGGTATAGTGAGGCTTGTCCCAGCTATAGGACCATCTCAGTTCTCTGAAGAGTCATTTGTGGCCGATgtagaaattgagcctaaggAAAATCTCGAGTTACATAATGACAAAATTTTGCAAGGCATGTCCTCAAAGCCAGCATCTGGTCACCAGATGAGTAGCAGAAGTTCTGAAATGAATGAAACTGAAGAGACTACTATAAAACAAAAGGAATCAGAAATTGAGGAATTAGAGACACCGCCAACTGAATTTTCCCAATTTAAATTCAATGAAAGTGGCGGAAATGGGAAAACAGTACTTGAATTTAAGGGCTTGGAACATGCAGATTCTTTAGGCTTGATACTTATCAGTACAAGAGCAAGATACCTGATCAACTGGCTGGTAAATGCATTAATGAGTCTTCAGCATCCACATTCTGAAAACGGGAACCCGCTAATCAGAATATATGGGCCAAAGATAAAGTTTGACAGAGGACCAGCAGTGGCattcaatatatttgattGGAAGGGAGAAAGAATTGATCCTGTACTTGTTCAAAAACTTGCCGACAGAAACAACATTTCTTTAAGCTACGGGTTTTTGCACCACATTTGGCTTCCAGCCAAGCATGAAGAGCAGAGGGGACAGCTATCGGAAATGGGAGCACAGAACCTTaatgaaaagagagaaaaacaaaaacctCATTCTGGTATTTCTGCCATCACAGCTACACTAGGATTCTTGACAAATTTTGAAGATGTTTACAGGCTTTGGGCATTTGTTTCAAGGTTCTTGGATGCGGACTTTGTCGAAAAAGAGAGATGGAGATACACGGCTCtaaatcaaaagacaattgaaGTTTAG